In Nomascus leucogenys isolate Asia chromosome 8, Asia_NLE_v1, whole genome shotgun sequence, a single genomic region encodes these proteins:
- the FOXQ1 gene encoding forkhead box protein Q1, with protein MKLEVFAPRAAHGDKQGSDLEGAGGSDAPSPLSAAGDDSLGSDGDCAANSPAAGGGARDPPGDGEQSAGGGPGAEEAIPAAAAKAVVAEGAEAGAAGPGAGGAGSGEGARSKPYTRRPKPPYSYIALIAMAIRDSAGGRLTLAEINEYLMGKFPFFRGSYTGWRNSVRHNLSLNDCFVKVLRDPSRPWGKDNYWMLNPNSEYTFADGVFRRRRKRLSHRVPAPATGLRPEEAPGLPAAPPPAPAAPASPRMRSPARQEERASPAGKFSSSFAIDSILSKPFRSRRLRDTAPGTTLQWGAAPCPPLPAFPALLPAAPGRALLPLCAYGAGESALLGARGAEVPPAAPPLLLAPLSAAAPAKPLRGPAAGGAHLYCPLRLPTALQAASVRRPGPHLPYPVETLLA; from the coding sequence ATGAAGTTGGAGGTGTTCGCCCCTCGCGCGGCCCACGGGGACAAGCAGGGCAGTGACCTGGAGGGCGCGGGCGGCAGCGACGCGCCGTCCCCGCTGTCGGCGGCGGGAGACGACTCCCTGGGCTCAGATGGGGACTGCGCGGCCAACAGCCCGGCCGCGGGCGGCGGCGCCAGAGATCCGCCGGGCGACGGCGAACAGAGTGCGGGAGGCGGGCCGGGCGCGGAGGAGGCGATCCCGGCAGCAGCTGCTAAAGCGGTGGTGGCGGAGGGCGCGGAGGCCGGGGCTGCGGGGCCAGGCGCGGGCGGCGCGGGGAGCGGCGAGGGCGCACGCAGCAAGCCGTACACGCGGCGGCCCAAGCCCCCGTACTCGTACATCGCGCTCATCGCCATGGCCATCCGCGACTCGGCGGGCGGGCGCTTGACGCTGGCGGAGATCAACGAGTACCTCATGGGCAAGTTCCCCTTTTTCCGCGGCAGCTACACGGGCTGGCGCAACTCCGTGCGCCACAACCTTTCGCTCAACGACTGCTTCGTCAAGGTGCTGCGCGACCCCTCGCGGCCCTGGGGCAAGGACAACTACTGGATGCTCAACCCCAACAGCGAGTACACCTTCGCCGACGGGGTCTTCCGCCGCCGCCGCAAGCGCCTCAGCCACCGCGTGCCGGCCCCTGCGACCGGGCTGCGGCCCGAGGAGGCCCCGGGCCTCCCCGCCGCCCCGCCGCCCGCGCCTGCCGCCCCGGCCTCGCCCCGCATGCGCTCGCCCGCACGCCAGGAGGAGCGCGCCAGCCCCGCGGGCAAGTTCTCCAGCTCCTTCGCCATCGACAGCATCCTCAGCAAGCCCTTCCGCAGCCGCCGCCTCAGGGACACGGCCCCCGGGACGACGCTTCAGTGGGGCGCTGCGCCCTGCCCGCCGCTGCCCGCGTTCCCCGCGCTCCTCCCCGCGGCGCCCGGCAGGGCCCTGCTGCCGCTCTGCGCGTACGGCGCGGGCGAGTCGGCGCTGCTGGGCGCGCGCGGGGCCGAGGTGCCGCCGGCCGCGCCGCCCCTCCTGCTTGCACCCCTCTCGGCCGCGGCCCCCGCCAAGCCACTCCGAGGCCCGGCGGCCGGCGGCGCGCACCTGTACTGCCCCCTGCGGCTGCCCACAGCCCTGCAGGCGGCCTCAGTCCGCCGCCCAGGCCCGCACCTGCCGTACCCGGTGGAGACGCTCCTAGCTTGA